Genomic DNA from Chanos chanos chromosome 6, fChaCha1.1, whole genome shotgun sequence:
ATTTTTTACTATTTTGAACTTTTAGCGGTTAAGGGtaatgcaaaaacaaatatacCACAGCGTCAAAGTACAAGGAGCGCTTACAGGCGGAGGACTAGATGCTGTGGTTCACACCCATTCACAGCAACCGTGGCACCAGTCCTCGGAAGTAACGGGGATACACAAACAACGCGCTGTTCCCAACTCGAGGGAGGAGCGTGAAGGATTGGCTACTCGATATTTACTTTCGACCTGACAAAGATTTTTTTGCAGGGGCGTAAAGATTTGTGCCAAAAAGGGTTGGATACTTTCAACATTTGTGACTGAGTCTGACAAAAATCGATGAACATTTTTACCGAAGGACgaaaacagctttttaaataTGGTTTTTACTGAAGTGGTTTCTTAAAGAACTGAATACGTGTTCTTGATGCATATTTCCATAATCTTGAACTGCCTGGTTAGGCAACTGCTCGAAAGTATTTTTGGCGAATGCTTTAAATGGCTCGGTTCAGTTAGAAACATATGGTTCGCCGTTCACACGTGTTCGTGTTGACTCCTGTGGCTTGATAAACATTCTGTTCTCTCAATGGGATCGCACAGAAATGGGTTCACGAAAGAAAACTATATCGTCGCAGTGGATGTGGGAACAACGTCAATCAAATGTCACGTTTACGACGAAAAGGCCGTTGTTAAGGGATCATGTATAAGAAAGGTAACGGAAATGTATTAAAGAGAAAACGGGGCGGTTACTATGAAGTACTTTGAAGGCATGCATACATTTAACCATATTTATTTTACGAGGTCGCTCCCATATATCCGAAACCAGGCTGGGTTGAGATGGATCCTGAGGAATTGTGGCGGGGATTTCTGGATGTTGTCAAGGGCGCTGTGGAAGGTAAGAAACTGTGTCAACCTCGGACTTGAAGCTGAATGGAATATGGAAGCGTTTGAAGctgatgtgtgttttacagtaaacatacCTGCACGTTTTAAATTTAGGCGGTCAttaaataaactctctctccctctgtaatcTAGATATTTAGCCCTTCCCCTTTCATGACTGGCTACAGTAGGGGCGAAGAACCCCTGTTATCTTCTGTCTCGACTGTCTTTATTATTAACTTAACTGTTCTTTTGTTTAGACTCAGGTTTggaaatgaaacaaatgcaAGCCCTCGGAATCTCCACACAGAGAGCGACGTTCACTACTTGGGATAGGTAAGTGACAAGGGGGAAGAGagaagcgctctctctctctctctctctctctatgtgtattaatcattgtgtgtatttgagagacAGATTCCCGTAACTGTTTACATATGAGAGTTAATCGTCGACCTTTTCTTGTGTGATGTGTAGACACTCAGGGAAACCTTTTCACAATTTCATCACCTGGCAGGATCTGAGAAGTGCTGATCTGGTCAGGGCCTGGAATGGATCCATGActttgaaggtgtgtgtgtgtgtgtgtgtgtattctgaccAAGAGTTTTATCACTGAGCCACGAAATAAGCGTTTTAGCATGTTAGATTCACATTAATTTTGGTCTGTACCCAGCCTGTTGTTTGAACAACAAGAGTGGAATACATGGGATACATCAGTACATCACACagatggtgtgagagagagagagagagagagagagagagagagagagggagtgaagcAGAGTGTTTGTACTCTGATAAGGAATATGCACATTTCATCCCTGTGTGAATATTATTTCTGACGGCCTTACCCACCACCTGAACGACATGGGTCTTTTGGGTTGAGATGATTCACTAGGCGAACGCATTTAAATGTGCAACGGCTCACCGATTTTATCTGATCACACAGCTTATACATGGCGTTTCGAGTCTCCTGCACCTGCTGACCAGACAGAAGATGTTCCAGGCGGCCAGCATCCTGGTGTTTTCTACCCAGCACATTACTCTCAGACTAGTCTGGGTCCTGCAAAACTACCCTAAGGTAACCTgtggaaggtgtgtgtgtgtggggggggggctacattttgtttgtgaagtCATTTACAAGCAAATATTATGACAGACCTTTGCTCTGCACGCTGTGTTAGAGAAATCTGATAAGCGTGAAAGTGTAGCTCCTAAGGGGAAACCACAAATCTAGCCTGAAAgctcctgttgtttttaatggcAATACAGTCTTAGATCTAACCTCTGTGAtagctctgttttcatttccttaAAGCATTTCCATCGGCTGCCATGGCTTAGTGTCTCTTACCAACAGGGACCTCTTTGTTAACAGTGATGTAGTCCTCTCTTAAGAGAAATTACTATAATGACATTTAATATAATCTGGTTATCTCATGTGCAATTGATACATGAATGTTTTACGTGGTCAGTCGTGTGATATGAgcgagtcaaaaaaaaaagtgcctaaGTTCGACACGTGCATGAGTGACTTTGGTCATATGTAAGGGATTTGCTTTAGGTGCAGGCTGCTGTAGCAAACGGGACGTGCTTCTTTGGGACCATTGATACATGGCTGCTTTACAAGCTGACTAAAGGTAATAGAAGGCATTTGCGTGACATTTGATCTGTTTCGCCTGAGTCAGTTTTGATCATCAACGCAGTCATAAGCTTTTGTTTGCGTTTCGCAGGCTCCGTCCATGCCACAGACTATTCAAATGCCAGCAGCACGGGAATTTTTGACACTTATCAGGTAAGGCCTTGATTAGGGTCAAAGCTCTTCacagtttctgtgttttaaaagtggTTTTTACTCAAATTTGGTCTTTTAGAAAGAACACTGACAATGTTATGTTACGTGTTTTCAAACTTTCGTAGAATAATCAGGATTCGGGGTGCCTGTGTACATTTGTTTGGCTCTCAGTCATGGAAGTCTAGGATTGaatttgttaagaaaaaaaaaaaaaaacgttctgtttttcagatgtGTTGGAGTGGGACGCTTTGCTCCATCgtatccctccctctctccattttccccACTGTACACAACACTGGGTAACAGTCACATGACCCACAGAATGGTTCTCTGTGGTTCGCTGGACTCACAGTTTTACACCTGCACGTAGTTAAGAGGTTATGAATCTGTTTGGTAGTGGCCGTCTACTGCCATAGGCAATGGAAACAACTAAACCTCGCTGGAAAACCTGTAGATTATGCACTACCTACATATTTTGTGGCTTTGATTTTAACGATCTCAAGCTTCTCCAAGTGTGGTTCACCACATTTACAAATTGGGAAAAGTTAATGGGAAAATGGCACTAATTTTgaacagcacttttttttgcattcagtcATATTACATCTGAGTTTTTTTAGTGACTGTATTATCCAGAATAATGCTTCATTTGCGTATgtcttgttatgtttttttttttttttcaactttcagTCATTATTTTGGGTGTACGGATGAGAGCATATTTGGGGTGTCTGTTCCAATAATGTCTGTGGTAAGTGTGGTTGGGcatcattattcattttaattttataggAAAATAGTATTTAttcattgtaatttttttaggaaaatagTATTTATTCATTGTAATTTTATAGGAAAATTGTATTACAACACTTAATCAATGCCTTTTTACAACCGTTGTTTTCTGGTACTTACAGATGTGTAATATACCTTAGAGCAGTAGATTCATTAGAACAGTATTTTGGTTGAAACCATCTATCACAAGCTGCTTAGCGATATGACAGGTcgtaaaatgaaacaaaagctCAGGGGTGAATGACTCCTGAAATACAACTGTTGGAGTACAGCTTTGAGCCTTTAGGCCAAAAAGTAAGCATGAATTTCACTATCAATTACTCACCGTGCAGTACCATGTGTGTCCTGTAGATGGCAGACCAGCAAGCAGCCACATTCGGAGAGTGTTGCTTTGATAAGGGTGATGTGAAGATCACTATGGGAACAGGGACTTTCATGGACATCAATACAGGGAACAAACCCCACACTTCTTTCacaggtaaataaaaaaaagacccccccccccccaaaaaaaaaaaaaaaaagttaagtaCAGTGCTTCTCAACACAACAGGAACTGACAATACTGTCCCTTTTTGGTGCAACAATCCTGATTCTAATTATCACTAATCTTTCATTggctgtatttgtgtattagtGTTAGGTTGGAATAAACATGTGCAGTTCTGTGGGTTCTCTAAACTGTAAATGGAAAATAACTGCTCTTGTAGATTCCCACATTGTTGAGCCCAATTAATAAATGAGTTTCTGTTCTCTATCACGTGAAATACACCCAGGCAGGCAATACTGTAATATGAGGCTCGCATGTCGGAGCCACAATGTCCCAGGTGCGTTTGAAGGGATAAGATGTTACttggcttctctctctgccccacagGCTTGTACCCTGTTGTGGGCTGGAAGATCGGAGCTGATGTGACCTATCTAGCCGAGGGTAACGCAGCGGACACGGGCACGGCCATCAGATGGGCCAAGGAACTTGGTAAACCCAGGGAGCGCTGCCTGTGCGAACAACTGAAACCTGTGAAAACCGTACAAAAGACAATGTAAATCTATGACAAATGGTGCATCACGtgtcagtccctctctctctctctctctctctctctcctcctctttctcagatCTGTTCTCAGATGTGGACGAGACAGGAGAGATGGCAGGTAGCGTGAAGG
This window encodes:
- the LOC115815020 gene encoding putative glycerol kinase 5; this encodes MGSHRNGFTKENYIVAVDVGTTSIKCHVYDEKAVVKGSCIRKVAPIYPKPGWVEMDPEELWRGFLDVVKGAVEDSGLEMKQMQALGISTQRATFTTWDRHSGKPFHNFITWQDLRSADLVRAWNGSMTLKLIHGVSSLLHLLTRQKMFQAASILVFSTQHITLRLVWVLQNYPKVQAAVANGTCFFGTIDTWLLYKLTKGSVHATDYSNASSTGIFDTYQMCWSGTLCSIVSLPLSIFPTVHNTGHYFGCTDESIFGVSVPIMSVMADQQAATFGECCFDKGDVKITMGTGTFMDINTGNKPHTSFTGLYPVVGWKIGADVTYLAEGNAADTGTAIRWAKELDLFSDVDETGEMAGSVKDSDGVCFVPSFSGLQAPLNDPRACASFMGLKPTTTRNHLVRAILESVAFRIKQLYDIMLRETQIPVTKIRADGGVCSNNFVMQLTADLLGRSVDRPSHFDMSSLGVAFVAGLAVGFWSSYEELKCLRRTERVFLPRSTSGTLTHSLRRWERALKRSMHWLRMGRNLPFQVGTASLDLKAFLSNQNLTKDAALTAGPEGSGSVRLSGGLTGDAVFYATAFTPPDSDNGMLSYF